ATGTGAAACCAGACCGATCTCGTGATAGCTCACATCCGGTTTCACTCCACGTGAAATTAAACTTGAGCGCAGTGGTCAGTCTGGTTTCACGAGGCTAGGCCTACTGCACTATTGAGTGACCATTCTTTTGCAGACAATTTGTGATATTCTACAATGTTCCATATATACAAAGTCATAGCAAAAATTAAAGTCCTACCAACAGAAAATAAATTGTTTCCTTGCCTCGCAAAAAGCGATTGAAATTACAGTATTAGTCAGAatttttgttacttttattttagaaaatgtatttttaaagtgTGGCATTTCAAGTCACATTTAGTTTAAAATACAGAAAACAGACAATTGTAGAACATGGATACAGCAAAAAGGAAATGACAGAAAATAAAGCTAACAAGCCTTTCTGACTGCTCTATTTTCTCTTTCTGAAGAAATGAAATTGAGGGTGGATGGGGAGGACGATGAATGGATGGGGGGGATGAGTGAGACGATGATGAAGTTAGTTAAAGGAAACTATGGTTGCTTCATGGTTTatgttttaaattatttataaagTCTAATTTAAGATTAACTCTTTTCctctttatttttttgttgtctttttCATAAATGGTTTGATCTTCTGGAATACCAGGGCCCCTCAGCGCTGTATCTTCCTGGTCTCCGTCACCGAGGGCTAGGAATGCCAACCTTGTCCGGCAGTGGGGACACACTGCCAGCCGTGCAGCCTTCCTGTCCCCCGCCGTGTTGCCTACCCTGGTTGGCCGGACCCACGCTGCCCTGTGCCGACTCAAGAAGATAAAGTGGTGTCCTTCTGTGTTTGCTGTGCTTGTGAACGCTGCATGGACTTCTGCCTTTCCACGTCTCTAAAATGTTTCTCAACCTACAGAGGAACAACAGAAGAAGAACACTTGATGCATAATCCAATTCTATATGCCATTGTATCAAAAGTTATTTGTAAGAAATAAAAAAGCTAATTACATTTAAACTATCATAATTCCACAACAATGACAGATGTAGTAGGTAGGTGATACTCACTATTTTGCGTACATGACTTAAAGCGCTTCCCTCTTTGCCTTTGCAGTTATCAGCCTGGTATGGTGGCGAAATTACAACATCGTCCATGACCAGTATGTTCTTCTCCTGCCATTTACAGTCTTTGATGCTGCAGAACACAGTACACATCATTAGATTAACATCTGGAAACATTTAACTGGTAAAACAGTCCCTGACCTTGAGCTGAGGAATCAAGTCTATTGAAACGAGGTGTTCTATTCTGATGTTTCTAAATAAAGCATGATATCTCAATTgtaataattgtatttatttatggtTGACCAATCACACCGGTATAAATTCTGCATCTGCATTGTGGGGAAAAACTGAGGTGTCTGATTAGATTGTTGTTCCCGCTTCTTGACAATTTAAATTAAGCTTAAGAGCCAAATCAGGTCAAGACCTCAAACGGCACCTGCCTAAACGTAGCCAGTATGACTGAAAAAAAGACTATTCAGTAGGCCCATTTCCATGGACAATGAGGAAAATTGAACAATAAACTATTTTTTCCCTACCATTTCAATTTTGTCCTCAAATCAACTGCCCATATTAGTTAGCCAGTAATTCTTAATCGTATCCTATTCCAACCACTGATTCTCTGCCCCTCAGGAATTAATCAAGTTCATTGAATAAATGTGTAAAAAGGCACTTACGTTTTGTGAATAGTCTGGAATAGCAGCTGGCCCTCCGCAGAAACCCCAGCACTGATTGCATAGGCTTGGGACAGCTTGTCCTCCTTCTCTGACCGTGCCCGATTGGCAAGCTGGGAGGAAGATGGCAGAGAGGAGAAAGTTAGGAGGGGATCTGGAGTAAAAGGCACTCAACCAATGTGCGTTGAGGTACAACCACAAACTATAAGAGCATTTGAAGAGAATAGGCGTGAAACTCAACTCTCGCCTTCAATTGAAAACACAATTGACAACCTTGACCagaaacatcaaatcaaattttattggtcacatacacatggttagcagatgttaatgcaagtgtagcgaaatgcttgtgagaTGAGAAAGTTGACAAGGAAGATTTAACAATGACTGACACAGATGGGTGGTTGTTTGAGACGGGTGACAAATGTAGCTCATGTCATCATCATAAGTAAACCCACACTGGGCCTGTTAATATTTCGTTTTCCATACAAATAGGCTAATCATAAGCACTTTAAGACTGAAGCATAGGCTACACaaatagtcatttagcagactacaAAAACTGTTCTGTTCTACCGGATAATGAATTGCATCAACCTggtatcccaggtctaaatcagtccttgATTAGTGGGGAAGAATGTaaaaaaagcagtggaactggctgaATTTGAGGGACCTACAGTATGACAGCAGATGAGGGCCTACCTTGCTAACATTCAGTGATGCTAGAGGAGGAAGAGTTTCAGTGCGGTCATTTATTATATCCACTTCAGAAACATAGGCTAAATTGATCAGGATGACGTCGTTGAGGTTTGGCTTCCCACTGGAGGGAGCACATTCTGGGAGGAACTCAAGTCaaggtaaacaaactgtaaaggTAGTAACATGCACACATGACAGTTGGTGTACGAGACTAGAGCATCAGTGACATTCAGAGAATCTCAAGACATGGATAAATATAGAGTTCACATTCTTGGTCTATACAAAAACACCCCATTATATGAAAGTTCCAGACTGCATACATCCATATACTGCTATAAAACTACCTGAGCAAGTATAAATTATAATGGGCAGGCACATTCAGATGTCATGACATTTTAAGTTCTTTGTTTTGGGCAGAGTAGGTgtgcataaaaaaataaaatacaacatTTCTGGAACTAACACTCGCACTTAACTTGTTTcttactagctctgactttgctgatagctactttgagggaaaatgtacttacTGTGACATGTGGTTGTCTCACATAGCTATCTTAAGACGAATGCACTAACTAAGTCGCTCTGGGTaagattgtctgctaaatgactcagatGTAAGTGTAAAATGAAAATTGCACAACTGAGCATTTGGAAGGAATAAGCATGTCGCTCACGTGAGAGTCATGCCTATTCCTTCCAAATGCTCTTATGATTTCTTTGGTTGCACCTCATCTCACGTTGGTTGAGCGCCTTCTACTCCTCTACAGGTATTTGACTGAGCAAGTATGACATCACCATCAGCAGCATTAGAATCTTTAACATTGAAATATGATGGTCTATTATCCCtattaaaatgtaaaatatatcagaCAACATCAACACCATAGCTCACTGTAATAGAGTGGTTTCACTTGCCAGACGTATGGCACTCCACCAGCGGCTGTAGTAAGACACTGAGGTAAGGTTTGGGCAGGCCTATCAGTCAGTGGCAGTACTGTCAGTCAGCTGAAATGACAACCAAGGGCAATGCTGCCACCTGTAGTAGCCTGGATCCACATACACAAGTTGTAGCATGGCAATGAATGACAGCAAGCATCCTAAAGAAGGTTGAGGCATGAATGGAACAGAATAAAAGAATGTACAACATAAGGCACTAAATGCAGAGATGGTGTGTCCTTCCACAACATAGGGCCTAGCTTAGTATTGGATGTCTAGGCCTAaatactgacaacacacacattcTCCTGAAGGTATATCTACACCTCTGGATAGCTTGTAAAAAATTGCCAGGAAACATTGCAAGATGCTGGACATCCCTCATCAGCGGTGCGGACTGGTCACTTCAATCATGACATCTAAACAAAACACAGATGCTATTCTATTCAGCTCTTCATCCACAAAACATTCAATCACATACTACAACAATGGCTTTAACCAAAAGGAATGAATTGCAACTGtggttattttttttttacttgcttTGTTCCTGATGGGGTCCTTCTGGTCTGCCACTATTTGACACCAACCGGTTCTCTCCTACTCAATTCAAATGCTCTGTGGGTGCTAAATTACAGATCCAGTCTCAGTGGACTGATATAGCTAGCAGAAAGAAATATAGTTGAATGGCTAGCAATAGAAGCACGCATGTGACAACCTGTCACTGGAGCCCATGCAAGGTGGTCCCCACGCCCACCCTGAGGAGCGTGGATTGAGAAGAGAAATATCCATAGCTTTTTCAGCTAGCTATATGGGCCAAGGTGTATTGAAAAGCCATAGTCGGCCAACATGATTAGCTTGTAAATTAGCAAGCGTTATGCCGTTTCTGTCAGAATATGTAACGTCACTAACTTTGACAATCAATCATGACTGACAATTACAAATATCAAACATAACGACAGCGCCAAAAGGTCCCGTAATATGTTGGCTATCTAAAGCTAGCATGAGCTACCTAGCTGCTAGTTAGCATAGAGGTGCAATGAAATTCAGTGTTGCCATTTTTTTATTGATATGTATGCAATCAGTCAGGTGTTCTGTTTAAAAAAGCCTCTGCGATGGTCAGTTTGCTAGCTAAGTTAACTATCTAGCAAGACTGTCACGCTAGCCAATATGAATTATACCATTTACAGTTAGTGAATCTGCCATGATGCCATGCCATACTGGATTCTGCCAAATAGTGAGCCTAGTCGAGGATCAGCAGTTCTACCATGGATCACAACACATGTAAAAATAGCTAAGCACTCAGAGCAAACAAAACATCAACATTAACCAAATGTAATACGGATGCAGGAGCGTACGACTCAGACAATCTTAATGAATGGTATTACGATTTTTCATGGGGTACAAAGCTACGGTACTACTAATTACGCCTGCGCGGATCACTATTCGACACATGCCCTTGCAGGCAAACAGGCCAATGATACAATGGCATCCTAAAATTGAGAAAGGATACTCAAAGTCAACATCTTGGACTGGTAGTCGAAGGCCACCACCTCTCCTTGCAGACGCTGGCCCAAGCAAGTGAGACAAGAGACATGGCTTCCGACGCTAAAATACTCCCCCGGTCCAGGAGCCGCCATCTTCTCCGCCAGGAAACCGGAGCGCCAGTCGTACGTCAGATTAGTACGTGATTTCGTCACTTGGACGACTTCGGGGCGTGGCAAATTACGTAGTTACGTCCCATCTCACGATTGTCATTAATTCCACCGTAGCTGGTATTTTAGCATTACATTATGATTTTTACCAATAATAGTATATTCTAGGGTTTCCTctctaaagtaaaaaaaaaaaaaaaaggagagGCACTCTCTCTGACTGGGAAGCATTGACTGATACCGATGGAACAGTTCCATGCAGTTACCATTCCAACAGTTCGATGCCTACCATCAGAACATCAACATGCACCTGCAaagtttgtcccattcctcccccCTGTTGTCAAGATTCAGAAATGCTTCTGCTGCAAAATATTTCTGTCCCGACTATCACGCCATCAACCAGAATATCGTCACAATATCATCTTATTTGGATCCTTGATATTGTGTATTCACTTGAATTATGGAGGCCATACACACCCAAGGTATTTGGATTGCTGAAGCACTTCAGCAAAGAACGAAGAGCCAAGACAAACTTTGGTTGATTGCCACTCACATTGGGGATCCCAAAGCTGCCTTCCTTCTCGTGTTCCCCTTGACTTACTTTCTCAACCGACGGACTGGATTTGCAGTTGTCTGGGTGGCTGCTATTTCGGAGTGGCTTAATCTAGTGTTCAAATGGTAAGAGTAACGTCTATTTGGTCTATTATGCTTTTAAAAATGTTCAATTAACTTACCGGAACTCTCGGCCCTATAACTCTACTGTCCGATGAATGCTTGATAAACTCTTAAGAAAATCAACTATTCTGATCTAaagtctttattttttaaaatccaaTGTTTCACTTACATTCTTTAACGTATAAACATTTATTTATGGTGAGCATTTTACAAATACATCTCTGATATTTTATGCAACACGTTTGGATTCGTGGCATGTCCTTTTCTATTATCGGTCCGACGGTAAAACAAACGTCGGAACCTTAACGAGTTGGAAGCTGTAAGTATAAAGTCAAACATATTTTGACCTTCTGTGGTGTACATTCTGAATTTTGAATTTTAATTCCAATGCAGGATGCTCTTTGGGGAAAGGCCATTCTGGTGGATTGGAGAATCCCGTTTATTTGAGAAAAACCCTCCCAAACTCCAACAGTTTGCCTCAACTTGTGAAACAGGTCCAGGTTAGTGAGATTTAATACATTATTCCAAAAGCTTGTAATTCTCGTACATTTACAGCAACAAATAATCCAAATATTGGGCACATCATTTACTTGACCAGACAAACTGACTGTGAACATAACCATCAGTAATAATGTACACAGCATTTGACCAGTGGTgttattcctctccatctctcaggcAGTCCATCTGGTCATGCAATGGTAACAGCAGCAGTGTGGTGGGTGATGGCCTCATCCCTGGGTTCTCTTCTCTACTCCTACACACGCAGGTCTGACCATTAgtcaaatatattttctatttgtaTTTTAAATGCAATCATTTTTTATCATTTTTATCTGTATTGCAAAATCTGCGTGAGCATGTTTGACATGGTTATTAAATTAAAAAATTCATTGTCCATATTTGTTTTTACCCCCCCCCAATCTATTTCAGCATGTTGCTATCAGCGGTTCCGTATGTGCTGTATCTGCTGGGGTTAGTGGCAGTTGGCTTCTCTCGCATCTTCATCCTGGCACACTTCCCCCATCAGGTCATAGCTGGCTCTTTGACAGGTCAGAATCTACCTGTACTGTCTTGTGGAACTTTATTCAGGGGGATGTAATCATTTGTTTTTTTGTAGTGGGAGTTATGTATGTACAATACGGTACTTGGTGTGTATAACCTACTGTATCTAACTTAACAAAGTTTTGTTAGAATATTCAAAAATTCTAGAACATCATCTTCATTCTGAAGTGAGTGTCCCCAACTCTTTTCTTCAGGCTTAATTCTTGGGGTAGTTCTGAGCCGTCAGGTTCCAGAAGGTCGCCCTCTTGTGTTTTTTGTGAGTTCCAGCGTTGGCCTACTCCTCAGTGCTTTCCTAATCCACTCAGGACTGACATGGCTGGGCTTCGACTTGTCCTGGTGAGTCTAGTCTACTCAATGTTTTCCCATATCATAAAGAAAATGGGGAATGTGATTGTCTATTTTAAAAGCAGCTTGCCTCATAACAGCTATAGTTCTAATTGCATTTAATATAATGTTTAACATTTCCAAGGTCCATTGCGTTGGCTAAGAAGTGGTGCTCCCATTCAGAGTGGATTCGGCTAGACACAGCCCCATTTTCCTCACTAACACGGGACTGTGGTGCTATCCTGGGCCTGGGGCTGGCCCAGTACTGGAAGCCAGGTGGGTACACTCTCCCCTGTGCTCCACGTGCCCTGTGTCTGGCCCTCTGCTCCATGGCTCTCTACCATGTCCACCGACTGCCTCTACCAATCCAACCACAGCCCCTCTTCTACTTCCTCTTCTTTATCAAGTTTACCATCGTGCCCCAGGTGGTCATGATCTATGTACCTGGCTTTGTACACCTCCTTACACACAAAAagaaaaatgattaaaatgacacATTCCTCGGAAGTTCAACTCTGGACACTGAGAGAAAAGTTTATTTAGGTACTTTTCTTTTCATACACACTCCTGTATAAATGGGGAAATTGATGGCAATATGGGTGTTGACTTCTAAGGAAGTTGTCAGACAAATGCTGAATGGCAATTGTTTTGCTGATGATTGAAGATTGTATCATGCCCATTTGcaggatatacagttgaagttggaagtttacatataccttaaccaattacatttaaactcagtttttccacaattcctgacatttaatcctagtaaaaaattcagttttaggtcagttaagatcatcactttattttaagaatgtgaaatgtcagaataatagtagagagaattatttatttcagcttttatttctttcatcacattcccagtgggtcagaagtttacatacactcaattagtatttggtagcattgcctttaaattgtttaacttgggtcaaacatttcgggtagccttccacaagcttcccacaataagttgggtgaattttggcccattcctcctgacagagctagtgtaactgagtcaggtttgtaggcctccttgctcccacgctttttcagttctgcccatacatattctataggattgatgccatacattttgtgaagtgcaccagtccctcctacagcaaaccactcccacaacatgacgctgccaccccgtgcttcacagttgggatggtgttcttcggcttgcaagcctcccccttttttcctccaaacataacgatggtcattatggccaaacggttctatttttgtttcatcagaccagaggacatttctccaaaaagtacgatctttgtccccgtgtgcagttgcaaaccgtagtctggcttttttatgatggttttggagcagttgcttcttccttgctgagcggcctttcaggttatgtcgatataggactcgtagATACAATATAGATACGTTTGtccctgttttctccagcatcttcacaaggtcctttgctgttgctctgtgattgatttgcacctttcgcaccaaagtacgttcatctctaggagacagaacgcgtctcattcctgagcggtatgacggctgcgtggtcccatggtgtttatacttgcatactattgtttgtacagatgaacgtggtacttgttaggtgtttggaaattgctcccaaggatgaaccagacttgtggaggtctacaatgttttttctgaggtcttggctgatttattttgatttccccatgatgtcaagcaaagaggcactgagtttgaaggtaggccttgaaatacatccacaggtacacctccaattgactcaaattatgtcaattagcctatctgaattttctaaagccatgacatcattttctggaattttccaagctgtttaaaggcacagtcaacttagtgtatgtgaacttctgacccactggaattgtgatacagtgaattacaagtgaaataatctgtctgtaaacaattgttgggaaaatgacttgtcatgcacaaagtagatgtcctaaccgtcttgccaaaactatagttttaacaagacatttgaggagtggttgaaaaactagttttaatgactccaacctaagtgtatgtaaacttcgacttcaactgtgGGCCAAATGTTTTTGGTGTTATTTTGTCTCAGCTTCTACTATGTGTCTGTTATTTCAAGCTATGTAATTAGCAATGTAGCCTTCTTCCTTCTTAGATATGTAACCAGCAGTGTAACCTTCTCCTTCACATATGTATGCAAGATCTCATTTTGTTTAGTTA
This genomic window from Oncorhynchus gorbuscha isolate QuinsamMale2020 ecotype Even-year linkage group LG07, OgorEven_v1.0, whole genome shotgun sequence contains:
- the g6pc3 gene encoding glucose-6-phosphatase 3; this translates as MEAIHTQGIWIAEALQQRTKSQDKLWLIATHIGDPKAAFLLVFPLTYFLNRRTGFAVVWVAAISEWLNLVFKWMLFGERPFWWIGESRLFEKNPPKLQQFASTCETGPGSPSGHAMVTAAVWWVMASSLGSLLYSYTRSMLLSAVPYVLYLLGLVAVGFSRIFILAHFPHQVIAGSLTGLILGVVLSRQVPEGRPLVFFVSSSVGLLLSAFLIHSGLTWLGFDLSWSIALAKKWCSHSEWIRLDTAPFSSLTRDCGAILGLGLAQYWKPGGYTLPCAPRALCLALCSMALYHVHRLPLPIQPQPLFYFLFFIKFTIVPQVVMIYVPGFVHLLTHKKKND
- the lsm12b gene encoding protein LSM12 homolog A, yielding MAAPGPGEYFSVGSHVSCLTCLGQRLQGEVVAFDYQSKMLTLKCAPSSGKPNLNDVILINLAYVSEVDIINDRTETLPPLASLNVSKLANRARSEKEDKLSQAYAISAGVSAEGQLLFQTIHKTIKDCKWQEKNILVMDDVVISPPYQADNCKGKEGSALSHVRKIVEKHFRDVERQKSMQRSQAQQTQKDTTLSS